GCCCGCGCAGGGCGTGGACATCGCCGAAGCGCTTCTCCAGACCTTCACTAAGTACGGCGTACGTAGTATTCATACGGCCCACCGTACCTCACTACGTACGGTGTACGTAGCTAACCCTCTGGGGGAGAATGGCGGACGAGGTGATGACCGATGGCGGGGCGACCTGCTGAACCCGAAGTGATCTGGTCGCGTCCCGAGCGCGCCGCCCGTGGCCCCAGGCCCGCGTACACCCGCGCCGAGATCGCGGCCGTCGCCGTACGGATCGCGGACGCCGACGGCCTGGACGCCGTCTCGATGCGCCGGGTCGCGGGGGAGCTGGGCTGCGGCACGATGTCGCTGTACAACTACGTGCCGCGCAAGGAGGATCTGTACGAGCTGATGGTCGACCTGGTCGCGGAGGAGCACGAACTGCCCGAGCGGCCCACCGGCGACTGGCGGGCCGATCTGACGGCGCTCGCACACCGGTCGAGGGCGATGATGCGGCGCCATCCGTGGATGTCGCGCCTCATGTCGTCGGCCTACGGCTTCAGTCCGAACACGATCAAGTTCCTCGAATTCAGCCTGTGGTGCCTGGACCCGCTCGATCTGCCGTACGGCCGCAAGGTCGAGCTGGTGGCCATGGTGAACGGTGTCGTCACCACCTATGTCGCCAACGAGATCCAGACCGCCGAGCGCACCCGTTCCCTGCCCTGGCCGGCCGAGCGGGAGCACGAGATCCGGACGGCGTATCTGGAGAAGGAGATCGCCACGGGGCGCTACCCGCGGCTGGCGGCGGCCCTCGCGGAGGACTCGGGGCCGGTCGACATGGAGGCCGTCTTCGACCGGGCGCTGAGCCGGGTGCTCGACTCGTTCGGCGGCGGCTGACGAGCCGCCGGATCCGACGGCCCGCCGGTACGGCTCAGATCAGGGCGAACTGGCCCTCCGGGCCCTCCTCGTGGTGGTCGAGCACCGACGCGGGGCGCCGGGCCGTGTCGGGCACCGGCAGCACACCGGCGGCCCGCAGCTCGTCCGCGCCGATCGCCGGCCCGTGGTCCAGCGCCGCGGCCAACTCCCGCTGGCCGGGCCGCAGTCCGGCGAGCAGCGCGAGCACGGTGATCAGCTCCAGCAGCTCCGACGTCCACTCCTGCGGCCAGGCCCGCGGGCCGATCGCCTCCAGGGTGCCCGGCTCCGGCACCGCCGCGCGCCGCTCGAACCACAGCTCGATCATCCGGACGCCACCGACCTGGAAGTCCCACGCCTCCACCGGCACGGGTGAGATCCGGCCGTCACCCAGGTGGAGCGTCTCGTCCTCGGAGTCGTAGGAGATCGTCGTGGGCCCGGCGGGGACGGCGGCGCGTACGTACGGGCGCCGTCCCCCCGGCAGACGGGGGCGCTCCCCGCCGTGCGCGCCCCGCACGTGGACCTCGCTCAGCCGGGCGCCGAGTGCCACCCCGGTCGCCCACAGCTCCGGATCGGCGGTCAGCGGCACCACGCAGCCGCGCGGCGAGGGCCGGGCCGCCGCGACCGCCCAGTCGAGCAACTGGCGTGCGGTGACCTCGTGTCCGAGGCGCGCGCTCAGTGACTCCGTGAGTCCGGGCGTCAGATTGGGCTCGGCGCCGCCCGGCCGGCGGTACAGCGGCCGGATCCGGCCGGGCCGCCCGGCGGGGGAGCGGCCGTCCGGCAGCAGGGCGCTCACCAGCAGCGCCGGACCGGCGGCGCCGGGGACGAACCCCTGCTCCACGGCGAAGAGCTGGCGCTCGTCGGCGACCCGCCACAGCTCCGGCCTGGCCACGTCGATCAGCCGGTGGTCGGGGATCAGATACCGCTCGTCGAACGGACCGTGCCCCACCCGCAGCGGCGCCGGACACCGTCCGGACTCCCGCGCGAACCTCCCCGTGCCGGTGAGCTGTCCCGGCAGCGCGGTGACCGCGCTGCCCGGCGTACGGGACCGGGTCGGCCGGAACAGCGCCGTACGCTCGGCCCCCGTGGCCCGTATCAGCGCGTCCCAGCGCGCGGTGAGCGAGGCGGCGTCGGGGGCGATGATCCAGCCGCGGCCGAGCCGCAGCGGCGCCACCGACCACGGCATGAGGTCGCTCAGCAGCGGGGCCGTCATACGGGCACACCCCTCCCGGTCCGTCGCGTGCCGTCGTGAGGAGCGTACCGACCGGGTCAGTCCGTCTCCATGGTGACCGAGAACGAGAAGCGGTCGCCCCGGTAGCGGATCCTGGCCACGTCCACGACCTGGCCGTCCGCGTCGTACGTGACCCCCGTGTAGTGCAGGATCGGGCTGAGCAGCGGCACCTGGAGCAGACCGGCCGTGGCCGGGTCGGCGAGCGTGGCCTCGACCGTGTCCGTGATCCGCCTGATCCGCACCCCCAGCACATCACGGAGCACCTTGGTCATCGGCCAGCGCTCCAGATCCGCGGGATCGAGCCGGTCCGCGATCTCCGTACGCAGCGCGTTCTCCGCCCAGTTGGTCGGCTCACCGCTCTCGCCGTCGCGGCGCAGCCGCCGGTAGAGGGTCACCTCGTCGACACCCGGGAAGTACTCGGCCAGCTCGCCGGGCACCGGCGCCCGGCCGTGGCCGGTCACCGTCGTCCGCTCGCCCGACTGCTGTGCCACGACCGCGTCGATGGAGCCGAGCAGCCGACGGGGCGCCCCGCGCCGCGCGCCCGGTTCGATGAAGGTGCCGCGCCGCCGGTGCCTGCTGATCAGGCCCTCCTGCTCCAGCTCCTTGAGGGCCTGACGCATCGTCAGCACACTGACGCCGTAATGCCCCGCCAGTTGCTCCTCCGTGGGAAGACGCAGCGGGTCGTGCGGGCGCCGGCCGAGTATGGACGCCCGCAGCGACTGCGAGACCTGGTACCAGAGAGGCAGCTTGCGGTTGAGGACCAGCGAATCGGGTGCGAATGCGGTCACGGCGGGCTCCGGGTCAGGGTCTGTCGGTGGGGGCCGCTCCGGAACTGGGCGTGAAGTGGCGCTCCAGACCCTGCCACACGTCGTCGTAGCCCGTCTGAAGGTGTCCGGCCGTCGCCGCCTGTGCGGTGGCGGTCACCGGCCAGCGCGTCTCGAACATGAACGCCAGCCCGTCGTCGATCCGCTGCGGCCTCAGCTCGGCGGCGCTCGCCCGTTCGAACGTCTCCCGGTCGGGCCCGTGCGCCGACATCATGTTGTGCAGCGAACCGCCGCCGGGGACGAAGCCCTCCGCCTTGGCGTCGTACGCCCCCTCGATCAGGCCCATGTACTCGCTCATCACATTGCGGTGGAAGTACGGCGGCCGGAAGGTGTTCTCACCGACCAGCCACCGCGGCGCGAAGACCACGAAGTCGACACCCGCCAGTCCGGGGGTGTCGGACGGCGAGGTCAGCACCGTGAAGATCGACGGATCGGGGTGGTCGTAGCTGATGGTGCCGATGACATTGAAACGGCGCAGGTCGTAGACGTACGGCAGATGGTTGCCGTGCCAGGCCACGACATCGAGCGGGGAGTGGTCGTACGTCGCGGTCCACAGATTCCCGCAGAACTTGTTGACCACCTCCGTCGGGCGCTCGATGTCCTCGTACGCGGCGACGGGAGCCAGGAAGTCCCGCGCGTTCGCCAGGCCGTTGGCGCCGATCGGGCCGAGGTCGGGGAGGACGAAGGGGCGGCCGTAGTTCTCGCAGACGTAGCCGCGCGCCGTCTCGTCCAGCAGCTCGACGCGGAAGCGCACACCGCGCGGGATCAGCGCGACATGGCCGGGCCGGGCGGCGAGCAGGCCGAACTCCGTGACGATCAGCAGCCCGCCGTGCTCGGGGACGATCAGCAGCTCGCCGTCGGAGTCGCTGAACACCCGGTCGGTCATGGGGGAGTTGGCGTGGTACAGGTGCACGGCCATACCCGCGCGCTGCGCGGCGTCGCCGTTGCCGCCGAGTGTCCAGAGGCCGGCCAGGAAGTCCGTGCCGGGCGCGGGCTCCGGCAGCGGGTTCCACCGCAGCCGGTTGGGGTCGGGCACGGACTCGGTGAACGGCGCGCCGCGCAGGGCGCCGTTGTCGGTCCGGGTGAACGGCGGGTGCGCCGCCGACGGGCGGACGCGGTAGAGCCAGGAGCGGCGGTTGTGGGCGCGGGGCTCGGTGAAGGCGCTGCCGCTCAACTGCTCCGCGTACAGCCCGAGCGGCGCTCTCTGCGGTGAGTTGCGTCCCACGGGCAGCGCACCCCGTACGGCCTCCGAGCTGTGCTCGTTGCCGAAACCGGTGACGTGCTCCAGCCCATCGGCCGTCTTCCGCGCCCGCTCCGTGCCGCTCATCGTCGCTCCCCGTCTCGCTGTCCTGCCCGGTTCTCGAATCCTATGCTCAACCGTAGGATTCCCAGGGTGGCGCGTCAACGGGAACGGGGCCCGTTGGCGCAAAGAGCCCCTTCTCCGGCGACTCGCCGGCCGGGCTCGAGAAGCCCGGCCGGCGGGCCCCTTCCCTCATCCGTACCGGTCGGTATGCTCGGGAGGGCTCGCGCGTCAGCGCCGTCGCCCGCCCCTGGAGGACCCATGCCGCCCACCGGCCCCACGCGCCCCGCCCGCACCGCGCCGGCCACCGCGCTGCGTGTCTGCCCCCTCTGCGAGGCCACCTGCGGACTGACCCTCACCATCGAGGGGACCAGGGTCACCGGAGCGCGCGGCGACCGTGACGACGTGTTCAGCAAGGGCTTCATCTGCCCCAAGGGCGCCTCCTTCGGAGAGCTGGACGCCGACCCCGACCGGCTGCGCACCCCCCTGATCCGCGTGAACGGCGAGCTGCGCGAGGCGACTTGGGACGAGGCGTTCGACCTCATCGCCGCCCGGCTGCCCGCCCTCGCCGAGGAGCACGGAGCGAACTCCGTCGGCGTCGTCCTCGGCAACCCCAACGTCCACACGATGGCCGGCGCCCTCTACCCGCCCCTCCTGCTGGGCGTGCTCCGCACCCGTAACCTCTTCACCGCCTCCACCCTCGACCAGATGCCGAAGCACGTCTCCAGCGGTCTGCTCTTCGGCGACGCCCTCGCGATCCCCGTGCCCGACCTGGACCGCACCGACCATCTGCTGCTCCTGGGCGCCAACCCGCTGGACTCCAACGGCAGCCTCTGCACCGCGCCCGACTTCCCCGGCAAGCTCAAGGCCCTGCGCGGGCGCGGCGGCACCCTCACCGTGGTCGACCCGCGCCGTACCCGCACCGCGAAGATCGCCGACCGGCACCTCGCCATCCGGCCGGGCACCGACGCCCTGCTGCTCGCCGCCCTCGTCCATGTCCTGTTCGACGAACGGCTCACCGACCCCGGGGCGCTCGCCGGCCACCTCGAAGGGCTGGACGAACTACGGGCGGCGACAGCGGACTTCACACCCGAGGCCGTCGCGGGGGCCTGCGACCTGGACGCCGGCGAGATCCGTACCCTCGCCCGCGAACTCGCCGCCGCGCCCACCGCGGCCGTCTACGGACGCATCGGAAGCTGCACCGTCGAGTACGGCACGCTCGCCAGCTGGCTCATCGACGTCCTCAACATTCTGACCGGCAATCTCGACCGGCCCGGCGGCGCCCTCTT
This window of the Streptomyces niveus genome carries:
- a CDS encoding TetR/AcrR family transcriptional regulator, translating into MAGRPAEPEVIWSRPERAARGPRPAYTRAEIAAVAVRIADADGLDAVSMRRVAGELGCGTMSLYNYVPRKEDLYELMVDLVAEEHELPERPTGDWRADLTALAHRSRAMMRRHPWMSRLMSSAYGFSPNTIKFLEFSLWCLDPLDLPYGRKVELVAMVNGVVTTYVANEIQTAERTRSLPWPAEREHEIRTAYLEKEIATGRYPRLAAALAEDSGPVDMEAVFDRALSRVLDSFGGG
- the hmgA gene encoding homogentisate 1,2-dioxygenase translates to MSGTERARKTADGLEHVTGFGNEHSSEAVRGALPVGRNSPQRAPLGLYAEQLSGSAFTEPRAHNRRSWLYRVRPSAAHPPFTRTDNGALRGAPFTESVPDPNRLRWNPLPEPAPGTDFLAGLWTLGGNGDAAQRAGMAVHLYHANSPMTDRVFSDSDGELLIVPEHGGLLIVTEFGLLAARPGHVALIPRGVRFRVELLDETARGYVCENYGRPFVLPDLGPIGANGLANARDFLAPVAAYEDIERPTEVVNKFCGNLWTATYDHSPLDVVAWHGNHLPYVYDLRRFNVIGTISYDHPDPSIFTVLTSPSDTPGLAGVDFVVFAPRWLVGENTFRPPYFHRNVMSEYMGLIEGAYDAKAEGFVPGGGSLHNMMSAHGPDRETFERASAAELRPQRIDDGLAFMFETRWPVTATAQAATAGHLQTGYDDVWQGLERHFTPSSGAAPTDRP
- a CDS encoding type ISP restriction/modification enzyme is translated as MTAPLLSDLMPWSVAPLRLGRGWIIAPDAASLTARWDALIRATGAERTALFRPTRSRTPGSAVTALPGQLTGTGRFARESGRCPAPLRVGHGPFDERYLIPDHRLIDVARPELWRVADERQLFAVEQGFVPGAAGPALLVSALLPDGRSPAGRPGRIRPLYRRPGGAEPNLTPGLTESLSARLGHEVTARQLLDWAVAAARPSPRGCVVPLTADPELWATGVALGARLSEVHVRGAHGGERPRLPGGRRPYVRAAVPAGPTTISYDSEDETLHLGDGRISPVPVEAWDFQVGGVRMIELWFERRAAVPEPGTLEAIGPRAWPQEWTSELLELITVLALLAGLRPGQRELAAALDHGPAIGADELRAAGVLPVPDTARRPASVLDHHEEGPEGQFALI
- a CDS encoding GntR family transcriptional regulator, which encodes MTAFAPDSLVLNRKLPLWYQVSQSLRASILGRRPHDPLRLPTEEQLAGHYGVSVLTMRQALKELEQEGLISRHRRRGTFIEPGARRGAPRRLLGSIDAVVAQQSGERTTVTGHGRAPVPGELAEYFPGVDEVTLYRRLRRDGESGEPTNWAENALRTEIADRLDPADLERWPMTKVLRDVLGVRIRRITDTVEATLADPATAGLLQVPLLSPILHYTGVTYDADGQVVDVARIRYRGDRFSFSVTMETD